One region of Deinococcus aerius genomic DNA includes:
- a CDS encoding beta-ketoacyl-[acyl-carrier-protein] synthase family protein: MERVVVTGVGVCSPLGSGVGEFWRRLLAGQTGVRGLEGTEAEALGLRVAATVPDEDLEPHLDPKAARRMSRSSRLALVAAGEAVRRAGLDAPGVDREEVAVIVGSSIGGYSASEASFRAFYRQESVSPFTIPLSMNVAPAANISIHHGFQGPLLSVDAACASAAHSIGHAFGLIASGAVPVAVTGGADSPFSPAVVRAWRALRVLSDWAGPAEEACRPFSADRSGLVLGEGAGILVLEAERSARARGATILAELVGYGASSDAHHLTQTEAAGPVLAMRRALRQAGVDPGRVDYVNAHATATPLNDKTETRAIREVLGERAPRVPVVGNKAALGHAMGASGALELVSVVLSLRDQVVPPTLNCRVPDPECDLDYVTEGCRPCRVEYALSNSFAFGGSNAALLVRAYRPG, encoded by the coding sequence ATGGAACGTGTGGTGGTGACGGGTGTGGGGGTATGCAGTCCCCTGGGTTCGGGGGTCGGGGAGTTCTGGCGCCGATTGCTCGCGGGACAGACGGGCGTTCGGGGGCTGGAGGGCACGGAGGCCGAGGCGCTGGGCCTGCGGGTGGCCGCGACGGTGCCCGACGAGGACCTCGAGCCCCACCTGGACCCCAAGGCGGCGCGCCGCATGAGCCGCTCCTCGCGCCTGGCGCTCGTGGCTGCCGGGGAGGCGGTGCGCCGGGCGGGCCTGGACGCGCCGGGCGTGGACCGGGAGGAGGTCGCCGTGATCGTGGGCAGCTCCATCGGCGGCTACAGCGCCAGCGAGGCCTCGTTCAGGGCCTTTTACCGCCAGGAGTCGGTTAGCCCCTTCACCATCCCGCTGTCCATGAACGTCGCGCCCGCCGCGAACATCTCCATCCACCACGGCTTTCAGGGCCCGCTGCTCTCGGTGGACGCCGCCTGCGCGTCGGCCGCCCACTCCATCGGGCACGCCTTCGGCCTGATTGCCAGCGGCGCGGTGCCCGTGGCCGTCACGGGTGGGGCCGACAGCCCCTTTTCCCCCGCCGTCGTGCGCGCGTGGCGGGCCCTGCGGGTGCTGTCCGACTGGGCGGGTCCCGCGGAGGAGGCGTGCCGCCCCTTCAGCGCCGACCGCAGCGGCCTGGTGCTGGGCGAGGGCGCCGGGATCCTGGTGCTGGAGGCCGAACGCTCGGCCCGGGCGCGCGGCGCGACCATCCTGGCCGAACTTGTGGGCTACGGCGCGAGCTCGGACGCCCACCACCTCACCCAGACCGAGGCCGCGGGGCCGGTCCTCGCCATGCGGCGGGCCCTGCGCCAAGCCGGGGTGGACCCCGGGCGGGTGGATTACGTCAATGCCCACGCCACGGCCACGCCCCTCAACGACAAGACGGAGACCCGGGCGATCCGGGAGGTGCTGGGGGAGCGCGCGCCCCGCGTCCCGGTGGTCGGCAACAAGGCGGCGCTGGGCCACGCGATGGGCGCGAGCGGCGCCCTGGAACTCGTCAGCGTGGTGCTCTCGCTGCGCGACCAGGTGGTGCCGCCCACCCTCAACTGCCGGGTGCCCGACCCCGAGTGCGACCTGGACTACGTGACGGAGGGCTGCCGCCCGTGCCGGGTGGAGTACGCCCTCAGCAACTCCTTCGCCTTCGGCGGCAGCAACGCCGCCCTGCTGGTGAGGGCCTACAGGCCGGGCTGA
- a CDS encoding GH1 family beta-glucosidase, with protein MTITRKDFPDRFVFGVATSSFQIEGATREDGRGPSIWDTFCREPGRILDGTNGDAACDHYHRWAEDLDLIQSLGADAYRFSIAWPRIQPEGRGAVNPRGLDFYDRLVDGMLERGLKPYATLYHWDLPQTLQDAGGWANRDTAHRFAEYARLVAERLGDRVTSYATLNEPWCSSILSYQIGEHAPGLRNRKLALAAAHHLLVGHGEAVAAMRDALRDAELGIVLNLQPTYPASEKPEDVAAAHHADGTFNRWFLDPLFRGEYPQDIWEAYGADVPEVQPGDLACIARPLDFLGVNYYSRGVNSANGSVRPPDSAYTHMGWEVYPQGLTDLLVRLKEDYAAPPLFITENGAAYPDELTGDRVHDPERIRYFESHLEAVAQAVRHGVDVRGYFAWSLLDNFEWAWGYSRRFGLVYVDYASQRRVPKDSALWYQGLLTGQPEGVLLPATD; from the coding sequence ATGACCATCACCCGCAAGGATTTCCCCGACCGATTCGTGTTCGGCGTCGCCACGTCCTCCTTCCAGATCGAGGGGGCCACCCGGGAAGACGGGCGCGGCCCCTCCATCTGGGACACCTTCTGCCGCGAGCCGGGCCGTATCCTCGACGGCACGAACGGCGACGCGGCGTGCGACCACTACCACCGCTGGGCGGAGGACCTCGACCTGATCCAGAGCCTCGGCGCCGACGCCTACCGCTTTTCCATCGCCTGGCCGCGCATCCAGCCGGAGGGCAGGGGGGCCGTCAACCCCAGGGGGCTCGACTTCTACGACCGCCTGGTGGACGGGATGCTGGAGCGGGGCCTGAAGCCCTACGCCACGCTCTACCACTGGGACCTGCCGCAGACGTTGCAGGACGCGGGCGGCTGGGCGAACCGCGACACCGCCCACCGCTTCGCCGAGTACGCGCGCCTCGTCGCCGAGCGGCTGGGGGACCGGGTGACGAGCTACGCCACCCTGAACGAGCCGTGGTGCTCCTCCATCCTCAGCTACCAGATCGGGGAACATGCGCCGGGGTTGCGAAACCGCAAGCTCGCCCTCGCCGCCGCCCACCATCTGCTCGTGGGGCACGGGGAGGCGGTGGCGGCGATGCGCGACGCCCTACGCGACGCCGAACTCGGCATCGTCCTCAACCTTCAGCCCACGTACCCCGCGTCCGAGAAGCCGGAGGACGTGGCCGCCGCCCACCACGCGGACGGGACCTTCAACCGCTGGTTCCTCGATCCCCTCTTCAGGGGCGAGTACCCGCAGGACATCTGGGAGGCCTACGGCGCGGACGTGCCCGAGGTGCAGCCCGGCGACCTCGCCTGCATCGCGCGGCCCCTCGACTTCCTGGGCGTGAACTACTACAGCCGGGGCGTGAACAGCGCGAATGGCAGCGTGCGGCCTCCCGACTCGGCCTACACCCACATGGGCTGGGAGGTGTACCCCCAGGGGCTGACGGACCTGCTCGTGCGGCTGAAGGAGGACTACGCCGCGCCACCGCTCTTCATCACCGAGAACGGGGCCGCGTATCCCGATGAACTCACGGGGGACCGTGTTCACGACCCGGAGCGCATCCGGTACTTCGAGTCGCACCTGGAGGCCGTGGCGCAGGCCGTGCGGCACGGCGTGGACGTGCGCGGCTACTTCGCCTGGAGCCTGCTGGACAACTTCGAGTGGGCCTGGGGGTACAGCCGCCGCTTCGGGCTGGTGTACGTGGACTATGCCTCGCAGCGCCGGGTGCCCAAGGACAGCGCGCTGTGGTATCAGGGACTCCTCACCGGGCAGCCCGAAGGTGTACTCCTGCCCGCCACCGACTGA
- a CDS encoding WecB/TagA/CpsF family glycosyltransferase, giving the protein MIAELLPTPLPRPSDRPSSRPILGTRIDATSYARATADVLAWARAGGSRRVHAANVHMVMEGVDDPEFQAVTNSADLVTPDGVPLVWALKLLGVPGAERVYGPTLTLHICAAAAKAGVPIGLYGGTPQSLHDFKAFLHHEFPGIQVACAIAPPFRPLTPKEDAEDVRQILASGARILFVGIGCPKQEWWMYRHHGVLPLTMLGVGAAFDFHSGRVRQAPGLMQRLGLEWLFRLAMEPRRLWKRYVRQNPRFVLMFARQLLGERPG; this is encoded by the coding sequence ATGATAGCCGAACTCCTCCCCACCCCCCTGCCGCGCCCGTCCGACCGGCCCTCTTCCCGCCCCATCCTGGGCACCCGGATCGACGCGACGAGCTACGCCCGGGCGACCGCCGACGTCCTCGCCTGGGCGCGGGCCGGGGGCTCCCGCCGAGTCCACGCCGCGAACGTCCACATGGTGATGGAGGGGGTGGACGACCCCGAGTTTCAGGCGGTCACGAACTCCGCCGATCTGGTCACGCCCGACGGGGTGCCGCTGGTCTGGGCCCTCAAGCTGCTGGGCGTTCCGGGCGCCGAGCGCGTCTATGGCCCCACGCTGACCCTGCACATCTGCGCGGCGGCAGCGAAAGCAGGGGTGCCCATCGGCCTGTACGGGGGCACCCCGCAGAGCCTGCACGACTTCAAGGCCTTCCTCCACCACGAGTTCCCCGGCATTCAGGTGGCCTGCGCCATCGCCCCGCCCTTCCGCCCCCTGACCCCCAAGGAGGACGCCGAGGATGTGCGGCAGATCCTGGCCTCGGGGGCCCGCATCCTCTTCGTGGGCATCGGCTGCCCCAAGCAGGAGTGGTGGATGTACCGCCACCACGGCGTGCTGCCCCTCACCATGCTCGGGGTGGGCGCGGCCTTCGACTTCCACTCGGGGCGGGTCCGGCAGGCGCCCGGGTTGATGCAGCGGCTGGGGCTGGAGTGGCTCTTCCGGCTGGCGATGGAGCCCCGGCGGCTGTGGAAGCGCTACGTCCGGCAAAACCCCCGCTTCGTGCTGATGTTCGCCCGGCAACTCCTGGGGGAACGCCCGGGCTGA
- a CDS encoding LacI family DNA-binding transcriptional regulator, giving the protein MEPTVTLAEVARAAGVSASTVSRILNGTANVSAEKREVVERTLTRLNYRPNVLARGLASGRTMSVGVLTQDISSPFYGDTLRGLEQGLARSGYHPVVISGHWRAQEEMEAIDFLVTRRVDGMAVLGGVAPDERLREVAGQVPLVALGRSVPGLEAQCLRLDNHSGAYAATRHLIDLGHRAIAHIAGVPSHRDAQDRLSGYRAALEDAGLPFDPDLVLEGDFLEQSGFLAATRLIEGRRMFTAIFAANDQMAYGARLALYRRGLRVPEDVSLVGFDDLPGSIYTTPPLTTVRQPTYEMGVAAAACVLGLLRGEPPELPPLGVELIVRESTARRRL; this is encoded by the coding sequence ATGGAACCTACTGTGACGCTCGCGGAAGTGGCGCGTGCAGCCGGAGTGTCGGCCAGCACGGTCTCCCGGATTCTCAATGGCACGGCGAACGTGAGTGCCGAGAAGCGGGAGGTGGTCGAACGCACCCTGACGCGGCTGAACTACCGGCCCAATGTGCTTGCCCGCGGCCTGGCGAGTGGCCGGACCATGAGCGTCGGCGTCCTGACCCAGGACATCTCCAGCCCCTTCTACGGCGACACGCTGCGGGGGCTGGAGCAGGGCCTCGCCCGCAGCGGCTACCACCCGGTCGTGATCAGCGGCCACTGGCGGGCGCAGGAGGAGATGGAGGCCATCGATTTCCTGGTCACGCGCCGGGTGGACGGCATGGCCGTGCTGGGCGGCGTCGCTCCCGACGAGCGGCTGCGCGAGGTGGCGGGCCAGGTGCCCCTCGTCGCCCTGGGGCGCAGTGTGCCCGGGCTGGAAGCGCAGTGCTTGCGGCTGGACAACCACAGCGGGGCGTATGCCGCCACCCGCCACCTGATCGACCTTGGCCACCGCGCCATCGCCCACATCGCCGGGGTGCCGTCGCACCGGGACGCGCAGGACCGCCTGTCCGGGTACCGCGCCGCCCTGGAGGACGCCGGGCTCCCCTTCGACCCCGACCTCGTGCTGGAGGGAGACTTCCTGGAGCAGTCGGGCTTCCTGGCCGCGACCCGGCTGATCGAGGGGCGGCGGATGTTCACGGCGATCTTCGCGGCGAACGACCAGATGGCCTACGGGGCGCGCCTCGCCCTGTACCGCCGCGGCCTGCGCGTGCCCGAGGACGTGTCGCTCGTGGGCTTCGACGACCTGCCGGGCTCGATCTACACCACCCCCCCCCTCACCACCGTCCGGCAACCCACTTACGAGATGGGCGTGGCCGCCGCCGCCTGCGTCCTGGGGCTGCTGCGCGGTGAGCCTCCCGAACTGCCCCCCCTCGGCGTTGAACTGATCGTCCGCGAGTCCACCGCCCGCCGCCGCCTGTAG
- a CDS encoding carbohydrate ABC transporter permease, with amino-acid sequence MQAPLPTSARPRLTPRARWDNFQRRYAPYIFISPFFILFAIFGLFPIVFSLYLAFHSWQPAAGLGDMKLVGWRNFTDNLTDPTFWQSLRNTIVIGLESGIPQHLIAIPLAFAIHMGLRRMQGILTALYFAPYITSVVAITVIFFTLFSWQYGVVNAVLTSLHNLPVIGGLFPEEKINWLGNRNFVQPAVATVVVWRYVGWNVVLYLSGLQSIPKDLYEAASVDGATTWQQFRFITLPLLRPIMFVAVTLTLIGNLQLFEEPYILTGDSGGIGNMGLTTVMYMYRTYNFYGDAGLAAAMSWLLFIVIGVLTLVNNRIFGRSGLARAD; translated from the coding sequence TTGCAAGCGCCCCTGCCCACCTCGGCACGCCCCCGCCTGACCCCGCGCGCCCGCTGGGACAACTTTCAGCGGCGGTACGCGCCCTACATCTTCATCAGCCCGTTTTTCATCCTGTTCGCCATCTTCGGCCTGTTTCCCATCGTGTTCTCGCTGTACCTGGCCTTCCACTCGTGGCAGCCCGCCGCCGGGCTGGGCGACATGAAGCTCGTGGGCTGGCGCAACTTCACCGACAACCTCACCGACCCCACCTTCTGGCAGTCGCTGAGGAACACCATCGTCATCGGGCTGGAGTCGGGCATCCCGCAGCACCTGATCGCCATTCCGCTGGCGTTCGCCATCCACATGGGCCTGAGGCGGATGCAGGGCATCCTGACCGCCCTGTACTTCGCCCCCTACATCACGTCCGTCGTGGCGATCACGGTCATCTTCTTCACGCTCTTTAGCTGGCAGTACGGGGTGGTGAACGCGGTCCTGACCAGCCTGCACAACCTGCCCGTGATCGGCGGCCTCTTCCCGGAGGAGAAGATCAACTGGCTCGGGAACCGCAACTTCGTGCAGCCCGCCGTCGCCACCGTCGTGGTGTGGCGGTACGTCGGGTGGAACGTCGTGCTGTACCTCTCGGGTCTCCAGAGCATCCCGAAGGATCTGTACGAGGCGGCCAGCGTGGACGGCGCGACGACCTGGCAGCAGTTTCGCTTCATCACGCTGCCGCTGCTGCGCCCGATCATGTTCGTGGCAGTCACGCTGACCCTGATCGGGAACCTGCAACTGTTCGAGGAGCCGTACATCCTGACGGGCGACTCGGGCGGCATCGGGAACATGGGCCTGACGACCGTGATGTACATGTACCGCACGTACAACTTCTACGGCGACGCGGGGCTGGCGGCGGCGATGTCGTGGCTGCTCTTCATCGTGATCGGCGTGCTGACCCTGGTGAACAACCGCATCTTCGGCCGCAGCGGCCTGGCGAGGGCCGACTGA
- a CDS encoding exopolysaccharide biosynthesis polyprenyl glycosylphosphotransferase, with protein MIVNRFHPSQHSHLRLKLLTALTALDLGAAALLSLLLGGLMPGATWAVAALWLLATWTAWVVTRENRHALALDPYARAVTTPLLAAVLALGLAGLSHLALPPGEFLLLPLVWGMTMILARLALRRMTPPVLIGTSANASHSLPHHSRVHYVRLDAPREVTLREVDALLLDPSAPSCPEWLELVLHAQASGTPVWTPATLGEELHGRVALEHLHTGRMDQTNFDDTYAVLKRLFDIVAVLAALPVLLPLLLVVALLVALDAGRPVLFWQWRVGQHGRPFRIAKFRTMKRDSEKHGAAFAQAGDLRVTRLGGYLRKFRLDELPQFWNVLRGDMSIIGPRPEQQAFVEQFERELHLYPVRHWVKPGITGWAQVTHGYASGADETLEKLRYDLYYIKNFSFWMDARIVAKTLWTICTGFGAR; from the coding sequence ATGATCGTCAACCGGTTCCATCCGTCTCAGCATAGTCACCTAAGGCTCAAGCTTCTCACGGCACTCACGGCCCTGGATCTGGGGGCGGCCGCCCTGTTGAGCCTGCTGCTGGGTGGTCTGATGCCTGGGGCAACCTGGGCCGTGGCGGCGCTCTGGCTGCTGGCGACCTGGACCGCCTGGGTCGTGACCCGGGAGAACCGGCACGCGCTGGCGCTCGACCCCTACGCCCGGGCGGTCACCACGCCCCTGCTGGCGGCAGTCCTGGCGCTGGGGCTAGCGGGGCTCTCGCACCTCGCCCTCCCGCCCGGCGAGTTCCTGCTGCTGCCCCTGGTCTGGGGCATGACCATGATCCTGGCCCGCCTGGCGCTGCGGCGGATGACGCCCCCGGTCCTGATCGGCACCTCGGCGAATGCCAGCCACTCCCTCCCCCACCACTCCCGGGTCCACTACGTCCGCCTCGACGCGCCCCGGGAGGTCACGCTGCGCGAGGTGGATGCCCTGCTGCTCGACCCGTCCGCGCCCTCCTGCCCGGAGTGGCTGGAGCTGGTGCTGCACGCTCAGGCGTCAGGCACGCCCGTGTGGACGCCCGCCACGCTGGGTGAGGAACTGCACGGGCGGGTGGCGCTGGAACACCTGCACACGGGCCGGATGGACCAGACGAACTTCGACGATACCTATGCCGTCCTCAAGCGCCTCTTCGACATCGTCGCCGTCCTGGCAGCGCTGCCGGTGCTGCTGCCGCTGCTGCTGGTGGTAGCGCTGCTGGTCGCCCTCGACGCCGGGCGACCCGTGCTGTTCTGGCAGTGGCGGGTGGGGCAGCATGGTCGGCCCTTCCGCATCGCCAAGTTCCGCACCATGAAGCGCGATTCCGAGAAACACGGCGCCGCTTTCGCCCAGGCCGGTGACCTGCGGGTGACCCGGCTCGGCGGGTACCTGCGCAAGTTCCGGCTCGACGAGTTGCCGCAGTTCTGGAACGTCCTGCGCGGCGACATGAGCATCATCGGACCGCGCCCCGAGCAGCAGGCCTTTGTCGAGCAGTTCGAGCGCGAGCTGCACCTCTACCCGGTGCGGCACTGGGTCAAACCCGGCATCACCGGCTGGGCGCAGGTCACGCACGGCTACGCCTCCGGGGCCGACGAGACGCTGGAGAAGCTGCGCTACGACCTGTACTACATCAAGAATTTCTCCTTCTGGATGGACGCCCGGATCGTCGCCAAGACGCTGTGGACGATCTGCACCGGATTCGGCGCGCGCTGA
- a CDS encoding MFS transporter codes for MLALARDPATRAVLQLPEFRAMLLATLCSTLAGRAVALTVAYQLYQLTKNPLTLGLLGLVEAIPALSLALFGGVVADRSDRRRILLTTTTVEVGCALLFAGYALLGAGVGVWPILALVFCLGLARGFSDPALPAFEAQVVPRELLLRASAWQASVWQAAAIAGPALGGVLYAALGARGSYLFAAALFGVALGCVAFIRPKPRPQFVPGEPVWQSIKEGLAFVLRRQVLVGSMALDLFSVLFGGAVALLPVFASDILRVGPTGLGVLVAAPSVGALAVMLYATSRPPGKNAGRTLLGAVAGFGVCMVVFGLSRNLVLSVAALVFAGLFDGISMVVRRATLRLKAPDHLRGRVSAVSSMFIGASNELGAFESGVAASLLGTARSVWLGGLVTLLVVGVTAFLAPELRAMDLTDVEGDAG; via the coding sequence ATGTTGGCCCTCGCCAGGGACCCCGCCACCCGGGCCGTCCTGCAACTTCCCGAATTTCGCGCCATGCTGCTCGCCACCCTGTGCAGCACCCTGGCGGGCCGCGCAGTGGCGCTCACCGTCGCCTACCAGCTCTACCAGCTCACGAAAAACCCGCTCACGCTGGGCCTCCTGGGGCTGGTGGAGGCGATTCCGGCGCTCAGCCTGGCCCTCTTCGGCGGGGTGGTGGCCGACCGCAGCGACCGGCGCCGCATCCTGCTGACCACCACGACCGTCGAGGTCGGGTGCGCGCTGCTGTTTGCCGGGTACGCGCTGCTGGGGGCGGGGGTGGGCGTCTGGCCCATTCTGGCGCTGGTGTTCTGCCTGGGGCTGGCGCGCGGCTTTTCCGACCCGGCCCTCCCGGCCTTCGAGGCGCAGGTCGTGCCGCGCGAGTTGCTGCTGCGCGCCTCGGCGTGGCAGGCGAGCGTGTGGCAGGCGGCGGCCATCGCGGGCCCGGCGCTCGGCGGCGTGCTGTACGCGGCGCTGGGGGCGCGCGGGTCGTACCTCTTCGCCGCCGCGCTCTTCGGGGTGGCGCTGGGGTGCGTGGCCTTCATCCGGCCCAAGCCACGCCCCCAGTTTGTGCCCGGCGAGCCCGTATGGCAGAGCATCAAGGAGGGCTTGGCCTTCGTCCTGCGGCGGCAGGTCCTGGTGGGGAGCATGGCGCTCGACCTCTTCAGCGTGCTGTTCGGGGGCGCGGTGGCGCTGCTGCCAGTGTTCGCCTCGGACATCCTGCGGGTGGGGCCGACTGGATTGGGGGTGCTTGTCGCGGCGCCCAGCGTCGGGGCGCTCGCGGTGATGCTGTACGCCACCAGCCGCCCGCCAGGCAAGAATGCCGGGCGCACCCTGCTGGGGGCGGTGGCGGGCTTCGGGGTGTGCATGGTGGTCTTCGGGCTGTCGCGGAACCTCGTCCTCAGCGTGGCGGCGCTCGTGTTCGCGGGGCTGTTCGACGGCATCAGCATGGTCGTGCGCCGCGCCACCCTGCGCCTCAAGGCCCCCGACCACCTGCGCGGGCGGGTGAGTGCCGTCAGTTCCATGTTCATCGGGGCGAGCAACGAACTCGGCGCCTTCGAGAGCGGGGTGGCCGCCAGCCTGCTGGGCACCGCCCGCAGCGTGTGGCTCGGCGGCCTGGTCACGCTGCTCGTGGTGGGCGTGACCGCCTTCCTCGCCCCCGAGCTGCGCGCGATGGACCTCACCGACGTGGAGGGGGACGCGGGCTGA
- a CDS encoding carbohydrate ABC transporter permease: MATLAPTVKAPTRPRGTVRPLSRWAAVALLFLGALLTVAPFYFMFVFATHTRAEIFQIPPPTWFGEAAGRNYDSLLERLPFWRNLWNSLYLALMSTVTTLFFCSLAGFAFAMYNFRFREGLFGVVLATLLIPSALNIVPFALIMQALGWINTPRALWVPGMASAFGIFLMRQYIGSAIPKELVEAARIDGASEFGIYRKIILPLCGPALATLGLVTFVNSWNSFVGPLIIFRTAETYTAPLALRSLQGIANTDWGALMCGVALTVLPLLIVFVFFSRQLIEGLTSGSLKG, translated from the coding sequence GTGGCGACCCTCGCCCCCACCGTGAAGGCCCCCACCCGCCCGCGCGGCACGGTCCGGCCCCTCAGCCGCTGGGCCGCCGTCGCCCTGCTCTTCCTGGGCGCCCTGCTGACCGTCGCGCCCTTCTACTTCATGTTCGTCTTCGCCACCCACACCCGCGCCGAGATCTTCCAGATTCCGCCGCCCACGTGGTTCGGGGAGGCGGCGGGGCGCAACTACGACAGCCTGCTCGAACGCCTGCCCTTCTGGCGCAACCTCTGGAACAGCCTGTACCTGGCGCTCATGAGCACCGTCACCACGCTCTTCTTCTGCTCGCTGGCAGGGTTTGCGTTCGCCATGTACAACTTCCGCTTCCGCGAGGGGCTGTTCGGGGTGGTGCTCGCCACGCTGCTGATCCCCAGCGCGCTGAATATCGTGCCCTTCGCGCTCATCATGCAGGCGCTGGGCTGGATCAACACGCCGCGCGCCCTGTGGGTGCCCGGGATGGCGAGTGCCTTCGGCATCTTCCTCATGCGGCAGTACATCGGGAGCGCGATTCCCAAGGAACTCGTGGAGGCCGCGCGCATCGACGGGGCGAGCGAGTTCGGCATCTACCGGAAGATCATCCTCCCGCTGTGCGGACCCGCTCTCGCCACCCTCGGCCTGGTGACGTTCGTGAACTCGTGGAACTCCTTCGTGGGGCCGCTGATCATCTTCCGCACCGCCGAGACGTACACGGCGCCGCTGGCCCTCCGCAGCCTCCAGGGCATCGCCAACACCGACTGGGGCGCCCTGATGTGCGGTGTGGCCCTGACCGTGCTGCCCCTGCTGATCGTGTTCGTCTTCTTCTCGCGGCAACTGATCGAGGGGCTCACCTCCGGGTCCTTGAAGGGATGA
- a CDS encoding ABC transporter substrate-binding protein: MKKTLTALTLALVASVAGAQTKKTITVGVFPDLDSVVKAALPGFYKTHPNIEVKINSLAYADHHNALTTALSTGSGANDVEAIDFGYIAKFAEGGGLVDLSKAPYNAGSLRSRFVAYTMPQATTQDGRIVAIPTDIGPGSMYYRTDFLKKAGVRPIDLTKSWDSYIAAGKKIVAANPGTFLIPDASEVATIIIRTGLQPGEGLYFDKNNKVLVGPNNPRFVRAFTVAKQIRDAKLDGKVGAAFSADWTTGFQKGNFATEVSGAWLVGHMQNWLAKDYAGKWNAAQLPGNTFTSYGGSFYGIPAQSKNKAEAWELIKYLTTNPDQQVLAFKTTGAFPALLAAQNAPLFNEGVPYLANQKARILWRQAALKIKPIDVNRLDPVAEQIVNDSLSAVLDGSKTVQQALTDAQGLIQRRAR; the protein is encoded by the coding sequence ATGAAAAAGACCCTGACCGCCCTGACCCTCGCCCTCGTCGCCAGCGTCGCCGGAGCCCAGACCAAGAAGACGATCACGGTCGGCGTGTTCCCGGACCTCGACAGCGTGGTGAAGGCCGCCCTGCCGGGCTTTTACAAGACGCACCCCAACATCGAGGTCAAGATCAACTCGCTCGCCTACGCCGACCACCACAACGCGCTGACCACGGCGCTCTCCACCGGCTCCGGCGCGAACGACGTGGAGGCCATCGACTTCGGCTACATCGCCAAGTTCGCGGAGGGGGGCGGGCTGGTGGACCTCAGCAAGGCGCCCTACAACGCGGGCAGCCTGCGGTCGCGCTTCGTCGCCTACACCATGCCGCAGGCGACCACCCAGGATGGGCGGATCGTCGCCATCCCGACCGACATCGGGCCGGGCAGCATGTACTACCGCACCGACTTCCTGAAGAAGGCGGGCGTACGGCCCATCGACCTGACCAAGAGCTGGGACTCGTACATCGCGGCGGGCAAGAAGATCGTGGCGGCCAACCCCGGCACCTTCCTGATCCCCGACGCCTCGGAGGTCGCCACCATCATCATCCGCACGGGGCTCCAGCCGGGCGAGGGGCTGTACTTCGACAAGAACAACAAGGTCCTGGTCGGCCCGAACAACCCCCGCTTCGTGCGCGCCTTCACCGTCGCCAAGCAGATCCGCGACGCGAAACTCGACGGCAAGGTGGGGGCTGCCTTCAGCGCCGACTGGACCACCGGCTTCCAGAAGGGCAACTTCGCCACTGAGGTGAGCGGCGCTTGGCTTGTGGGGCACATGCAGAACTGGCTCGCCAAGGACTACGCGGGCAAGTGGAACGCCGCCCAGCTTCCCGGCAACACCTTCACCTCGTACGGCGGCTCCTTCTACGGCATTCCCGCCCAGAGCAAGAACAAGGCCGAGGCCTGGGAACTCATCAAGTACCTCACCACCAACCCCGACCAGCAGGTGCTGGCGTTCAAGACGACGGGGGCGTTCCCCGCGCTCCTCGCCGCGCAGAACGCGCCGCTCTTCAACGAGGGCGTGCCGTACCTCGCGAACCAGAAGGCCCGCATCCTGTGGCGCCAGGCCGCGCTGAAGATCAAGCCCATCGACGTGAACCGCCTCGACCCGGTCGCCGAGCAGATCGTGAACGACTCGCTGAGTGCGGTGCTCGACGGCTCCAAGACCGTGCAGCAGGCGCTCACCGACGCGCAGGGACTGATCCAGCGCCGCGCCCGCTGA